TCCCATTTCTTGTAATTTAAGAGTAACTTTAGCATAGTCTTCAGGAGAAAGAGGAGATTGATATAATAAGGATGAGGTGCCGACATTTCCGGTGAAGTGAACTGTTAAACCAACAACAAGGATACAAAAAAACAAGCTAATACCTAATAATGTTTTTTGTTTAGATGACAATTGAGAAAAGCGATCAGTAATTTTCTGTAATAATGCAGACCAGTCAGGCATTGTTACTCTCCTTAAAAACTATGTCCATATAAATAATAATAAGAAAATCAATATTTTGGAGTAATTATCTAATATTTAAAATTTCTGTGTAAGCACGAGCAGCTCGTTCTGTGATTGCTTTGAGCATTCCAACAGAAAGTCGTGCTTTTTCTGTTGCTATCATAATATCGGCAATATTTACAGTATCGGGTGAAAGAATTGCAGCTTGTTGTAAATCATCTGCCTTATGTTGGTCTTTATTTGTTTTTTCAATGGCTTTGAAAAAAATTTCTGCAAATGATTGTTCTGTATTCTGATCAGATGATTTAATTGTTTTTTTGAGGTGTCTGGTATCTGTTGTATTCATCTGGAGTGCTTCTCTGATTGATGAAAATTCCATAATTTCCTCCCAAAATCTCTATTGAAAATTATGAAGTAAAATGATTTTTTTTGCAAATTATGTGTCAATATATTTTAATAATTTATTGACCTAATCTTAAGGCCCTATCGAACATTTGTTTTGATGATTCAATCATGGTTACATTAGCTTCGTACGAGCGGTTAGCAGCAATCATATTAACCATTTCTTCTACAATATTGACGTTTGGATAGGCAACATAACCTGACCAACGTCCCCCCGAAATAGCATCAGGATGGGTAGGATCATAAACCATACGGGCTGGTGCTTCATCTTTTTCGATCGCATTAACTTTCACACCTCCGCCCATTTCTGGCTGCAAAGCTTTTGGAACATGAGGACTTTTAAACACTGGTGTCCCTGCACGCGGTGTAAGCACTACCCTTGAACGCTGATAAGGTCCACCTTCAGTTGTACGTGTTGAATTGGCGTTGGCAATGTTGTTAGCAATAACGTCTACTTGCAATCTTTGGGCTGTGAGCCCTGTAGCACCTATATTCATACTGGTGAATAAACCCATAATAAGCTCCTTATATT
Above is a window of Brevinema andersonii DNA encoding:
- the flgC gene encoding flagellar basal body rod protein FlgC; its protein translation is MGLFTSMNIGATGLTAQRLQVDVIANNIANANSTRTTEGGPYQRSRVVLTPRAGTPVFKSPHVPKALQPEMGGGVKVNAIEKDEAPARMVYDPTHPDAISGGRWSGYVAYPNVNIVEEMVNMIAANRSYEANVTMIESSKQMFDRALRLGQ
- the fliE gene encoding flagellar hook-basal body complex protein FliE → MEFSSIREALQMNTTDTRHLKKTIKSSDQNTEQSFAEIFFKAIEKTNKDQHKADDLQQAAILSPDTVNIADIMIATEKARLSVGMLKAITERAARAYTEILNIR